In Salmo salar chromosome ssa03, Ssal_v3.1, whole genome shotgun sequence, a single genomic region encodes these proteins:
- the LOC106600207 gene encoding caspase-8: MQTLRENKTLIIEILAAEPDFILQHVQQANIVNLREYNNLSVAGHPPETIIINLLDKVMNKGTAKCLDFVTLLQQPKIIDTYSRMEEVFNNLTAPSDRTFSTGTRGPYTTPSTDTTDQAVGMSSEVCQYRMTSLPRGHCLIINNVHFNELGERKGSDKDVVVLEDVFQWLGFKVTVLLDQTAVQAREELKRFGDETHGDAFVCCVLSHGDKGVIYGTDDEPISTNDLFSPFKSTNCSTLVGKPKAFFIQACRGKDIQARVQLEADVNPGPQIYIPADADFLVAMATVEDHCSFRDTTSGSWFIQTLCKQLKQGCPRGDDILNILTQVNRDVSQMDVRYWEAGKNKQAKQMPEPKYTLTKRLVFTVPPQ, from the exons ATGCAGACGTTAAGAGAGAATAAGACTTTGATTATAGAGATCCTGGCTGCGGAACCTGACTTCATCCTTCAGCATGTGCAGCAGGCGAACATAGTGAATCTGCGTGAATACAACAACCTAAGCGTCGCTGGTCATCCCCCAGAGACCATTATCATCAATCTTCTGGATAAAGTGATGAACAAAGGAACGGCAAAATGCCTTGACTTTGTGACCCTGCTGCAGCAACCAAAAATCATAGATACCTACTCTAGAATGGAGGAAGTATTCAACAACCTCACAGCACCCAGTGACCGCACCTTCAGCACAGGAACCAGAGGCCCATACACAACCCCCAGTACAG ATACTACTGACCAGGCGGTTGGAATGAGCAGTGAG GTCTGTCAATACCGAATGACCAGCCTGCCACGTGGTCATTGTTTAATCATCAACAATGTGCACTTTAATGAACTGGGGGAAAGAAAGGGATCAGACAAAGATGTTG TTGTTCTGGAGGATGTGTTCCAGTGGCTCGGTTTTAAGGTGACTgtactcctggaccagacagcagtgCAGGCCCGCGAGGAATTGAAGAGGTTTGGTGACGAGACGCATGGCGACGCCTTTGTCTGCTGCGTACTGAGTCATGGTGACAAAGGAGTTATCTATGGCACAGACGACGAACCCATCTCCACCAATGACCTCTTCTCACCCTTCAAAAGCACCAACTGCTCCACCCTCGTTGGCAAGCCCAAAGCCTTCTTCATCCAGGCATGTAGGGGGAAAGATATCCAAGCTAGAGTGCAGTTGGAGGCAGACGTAAATCCAGGTCCCCAGATCTACATTCCAGCTGATGCCGATTTCCTGGTTGCCATGGCCACTGTTGAAGACCACTGCTCGTTCAGAGACACAACCAGTGGGTCCTGGTTCATCCAGACTCTGTGCAAACAGCTCAAACAGGGCTGTCCCAG AGGTGATGACATCCTGAACATCCTAACACAGGTCAATAGAGACGTGAGCCAGATGGATGTCCGATACTGGGAGGCCGGCAAAAACAAGCAGGCCAAGCAGATGCCCGAGCCCAAGTACACGCTGACGAAGAGGCTGGTGTTCACAGTGCCGCCCCAATGA
- the LOC100136459 gene encoding caspase 8-like protein → MDLRLLSRIDEELDSSEVAALCFLCTDVLKRKRLETVEDGRGLFLRLQEKSLLEDHYFLSQLLSVIGRLDLLRLLETDSRQPTQTDACPALSQYRRMLYKVSEDVTKENLTKMKFLLSDKLPRGRLDLCTVRTPT, encoded by the exons ATGGACCTGCGCCTGCTGTCCCGTATCGATGAGGAGCTGGACTCCTCTGAGGTGGCTGCCCTGTGCTTCCTGTGCACAGATGTGCTCAAAAGGAAACGCCTGGAGACG GTGGAGGATGGGCGTGGCCTGTTCCTGAGGCTGCAGGAGAAAAGCCTGCTGGAGGACCACTACTTCCTCTCCCAACTTCTCTCTGTCATTGGTCGACTGGACCTTCTCCGCCTCctggagacagacagcagacagccgaCCCAGACAGACGCATGCCCTGCCCTCTCACAGTACAG gAGGATGTTGTATAAGGTCTCAGAAGATGTAACTAAGGAGAATCTCACTAAGATGAAGTTTTTGCTGAGCGACAAACTGCCCAGAGGACGACTGGATCTCTGCACTGTAAGAACACCTACATGA